A stretch of DNA from Salvelinus fontinalis isolate EN_2023a chromosome 17, ASM2944872v1, whole genome shotgun sequence:
agcacagggacaagacaagaagatcaaagacaaaacatgacaaaatgttccttttgttcgataaagtctctttatctctttatatCCGTTTTGTTTGcttgttttcttcagtaatccacaggctcaaacgcagtcaaaacaggcagacaaaaaatccaaattgtatccgtaaagttcatagaaacatgtcaaacggtgtttataatcaatcctcaggttgttttagcctaaataatcgataatatttcaaccggacaataacgtcgtcaatataaaaggtaaacaagaaaggcactctctctggttgcgcgcatgaaaaagctctgtgacacggcagggtccactcattcagactgctcttacttcctcatttttcagaatacaagcctgaaacaatttctaaagacggttgacatctagtggaaggcataggaactgcaatttgagtcctaagtcaatggtcaatgaatactgtaatggcattgaatagaaaactacaaaaccaaaaataaaactacttcccgaatggatttttctcaggttttcgcctgccaaatcaattctgttatactcacagacactatattaacagttttggaaactttagagtgttttctatccaaatctaccagttatatgcatatcatatctttaggtcccgagaagcaggcagtttaatttgggcatgattttcatccaaaattccaaatgctgccccctaccctagagaagttaactgacttgcttaattaaaaaaaggttaaatatatatatttttttaaatgcagcattccatcacaccttcttggtcaaatagctcttacacagcctggaggtgtgttttgggtcattgtcctgttgaaaaacaaatgatagtcccactatgtgcaaaccagatgggatggtgtatcgctgcagaatgctgtggtagccatgctggttaagtgtgccttgaattctaaataaatcacagacagtgtcaccagcaaagtacccccacaccatcacacctcctcctccatgcttcatggtgggaactacaCTTGcaaagatcatctgttcacctactctgcgtcaaacaaagacatggcggttgggaccaaaaatctcaaatttggacttatcagacaaaaggacagatttccaccagtctaatgtccaagcaagtctcttcttctcattggtgtcctttagtagtggtttctttgcagcaattcgaccatgaagacctgattcacacagtctcctctgaacagttgatgttgagatgtgtctgttacttgaactctgtgaagcatttatttgggctacaatctgaagtgcagttaactctaatgaacttatcctctgcagcagaggtaactctgggtcttcctttcctgtggcggtcctcatgacagccagtttcatcatagcgcttgatggtttttgcgattgcacttgaagaaactttcaaagttcttgccattcttaaagtaatgatggactgtcatttctctttgcttatttaagctgttcttgccataatatggacttgatcttttaccaaatagggctatcttctgtataccacctcttccttgtcacaacacaactgattggctcaaacgcattacattaagaaggaaagaaattccacaaatgaacatttaacaaggcacaactgttcattgaaatgcattccaggtgactacctcatgaacctggttgagaaaatgccaagagtgtgcaaatctgtcatcaaggcaaagggtggatactttgaagaatctcaaatataaaatatattaatatttgtttaacacttttttggttactatatgattccatatgtgttatttcatagttttgactattatactacaatgtagaaaatattaaaagtaaaggaaaaacccttgaatgagtaggtgtccaaacttttgactggtactgtacacacactgacTGTTCATTGACTGAGACCCTTCTCTCTGTTTAGGATACAGACACGTGCCGCTACTCAACAAGGAAGGAGACCCCCTTCCCTCAGCAGGACTGTTCGTACACATCCTGATCATGGATGACTAAAACAATCCCTGTCCGAATGTGCCATAATCACCACTGTGACTGTCGTCCAGTCCCAAACAGACCTTCAGCCCTATACCACTACACCCTAGGGCACTAGAGTGGATCTGAAATGATTGAATATGTGTAAGGGCTAGGGGTTGGTTTGGGATTGGGCCCTAGGGAGGCGGGGCTAGGGGTTGGTTTGGGATTTGGCCCTTGGGAGgcggggctaggggttgttttgGGATTTGGCCCTAGGGAAGTGGGGCTAGGGGTTGGTTTGGGCCCTAGGGTTCGGGGCTAGGGGTTGGTTTGGGATTGGGCCCGAGGGAGGCGGGGCTAGGGGTTGGTTTGGGATTGGGCCCAAGGGAGGCGGGGCTAGGGGTTGGTTTAGGCCCAGAGGACATCCTCCGTTATTACATCACTACTCCGGAATCCAGCGGAAGATTTGAGctgtttttactatttttttttttttgagctgAATTTCTATTTTTTTCTAAAACAATTATAATTAGCTTATCGAATAGACAAGAAGATTATTTAAAACAGTAGAACTCCATTTGAGTATTTTGTATTAgtattatggggaattgtgacAAATGAAGAAGTTTATCAAACCATCACATCACAGGGATTATACAAATCATTGTTTTTGTATACTAGGTATTATTATAGTGTTAAACACTTTTCATTTTGGatcattgtatttttttttatgtccAGCATTTCTTTTCCGTGTTGTATAATCAGTTTATTTAAATCAAGGTATTCAAATGATAATTTTAAGAGAATTAATTGAATGAACAGTACTTGAAACCAACAAACAGACAAgagaaagtgttttttttttttttacaaagaagCACTTAGATGTTTCAGCTTTTATTGTTTTTATGAATCAATATCCACATTGTATACggttcattcggaaagtattcagaccccttgaattttgccacattttgttacgttacagcctttttctaaaatgaatgaaggaaatgttttccctcatcaagttacacacaataccccataatgacaaagcgaaaacaggtttttagacatttttgcaaattagaTTAAAAACCCCCgaaaataaataccttatttacataactattcagaccctttgctatgagactcgacattgagctcaggtgcatcctgcttccattgatcatccttgagatgattctacaacttgattggagtccacatgtggtaaattcaattgattggatatgatttggaaaggcacacacctgtatatataaaggtcccagagttgacagtgcatgtcagagcaaaaaccaagccatgaggtcgattgAATTGtgcgtagagctcagagacagcattgtgtcgaggcacagatctggggaagggtaacaaaaaaatgtctgcagcattgaaggaccccaagaacacagtggccaacaTCATtcctttttaaatgtaacctttatttaactaggcaagtcagttacgaacaaattcttatttacaatgacagcctaggaacagtgggttaactgccttgtttggggggggacgacagatttttaccttgtcagctcagggattcgatctagcaacctttcgggttaaccactaggctacctgccaccccatatttacaatgaccgcctaCCCCGGCcagacccggacgacgctgggccaattgtgcgccaccctatgggactcccaatcacggccggttgtgatacagcctgaattcaaaccatggactgtagtgacgcctcttgcacttcgatgcagtgccttagaccgccgcgccactcgggagcccaattcTTAAAtcgaagaagattggaaccatcaagactcttcctggagctggccacccggccaaactgagcaaccgggggagaagggccttggtcagggaggttaccaagTACCCAATGGTCactatgacagagctccagagttcctctgtggatatgggagaaccttccagaaggtcaaccatctctgcagcactacaccaatcaggcttttttttgccaaaaggtacctaaagactcccagagcatgagaaacaagattatctggtctgatgaaaccaatattgaactctttgtcacatctggcaccatccctacctggcaccatccctacagtgaagcctggtggtggcagcatgatgctgtagggatgtttttcagcggcagggactgggagactaggcaggatagagggaaagatgaacagagcaaagaacagagagatccttgagtcctgaaaatagctgtgcagcgatgctccccatccaacctgatagagcttgagaggatctgcagagaagaatgggacaaactccccaaatacaggtgtgccaagcttgtagcgtcatacccaagaagaatcaaggctgtaatcactgccaaagatacttcaacaaagtactgagtaaagggtctgaatacttatgtatatgtgatttcagttttttatttgttataaactggcaaaaatgtctaaaaacctgtttttgttttgtcattatggggtattgtgtgtagattgatgagaacaaaaaaaaatggtatcccttttagaataaggctgtaacataacaaaaatgtggaaaaagtcaaggggtctgaatactttccagatGCCCTGTATGTGATGTCAACCAAGtataatatatacatgtatatacatTTGTTCTGGGAAAATGCAATCTCTGATAAATTAAGAAAATAAAATGAATTTGTGTTAACAGTTGGTGTCAGTAATTCACAGTATGAGTAGTTAATCAAATGGTTTTTATTCAACCGTTACTACCAAATATCTGTACTACTTATGAGTATTGCGTGTGGGGAAATGCACTCATGACATATTATATTACTTACTGTGTCCATGGGTAACGTAACTATTAGACAATGGTCACCAATTAGTTACCACTGACTCTAGTAGACACTGTGTAACCGTGTAGTTCCTCAACTCCCCACTCTGCCCTTAAGattcttcctaatattgagttgcctcCCCCTCAATTAGTCGGGTCATGAACTCTTAGATGTCCAAAGCGTTTCCACGGGGATGGTGGcacatgttgattccaatgcttcccagtTGTATCAATTTGGCTCGATGTCCGtcgggtggtggatcattcttgatacacacaggaaactcaGCCGCGTTGCAGTACTTGACAAACcgctgcgcctggcacctactaccataccctgttcaaaaagGTACTTCAatatttttgtcttgcccattcacaaaTAGGACTATACAACCCACATCTCAAGGCTTAAATATCCTTCTTACACCCGTCTCCTTCTCTTCATCTTcgccagtggaggctgctaaTAAATGGCTGGAACGAAgcgaatggaatcaaacacatggaaaccatgtcttTCAAGTACTTgataccattccagccattaccacgagcttgtcctccccaattaaggtgccaccaacctcctgtgatctacactgattgaagtggatttaacaagtgacatcaataagtgatcatagctttcacctggatagtCTATGTCATGCAAAGAGCAGGTGTTGATCATCTTTTGTACTTATACATAAGTCGTCCGTCATTTAGCGAAAACCGATTCAACTTGCCAGGGGCTTATCAACCAATTGAGAAAAAAAGTGCAAAAAAAAAACCACGCCTTCTTACgttctttaaaaaagtgctttattGTGACAAGGAAGGAAATATGCTCCAAAATCATGATtactgtaaaaaatatatatataccacTGTACAGCAATGTCCCTCTAACCTGCTGGGGTTTGAGAGACTCCGATGGAGTCACAACAGGGCCTGTATTCAGTCTCATaggaggagtgctgatctaggatcagtttaaccTTTTAAATCAATAATCAACAAGaatggggacctgatcctagatcagcactagtACTCGACACTAAATACAGGCCCAGATCTCTCTTTCAGGTCAGTCTTCTCTGACGATCCTTTTGCTTTAATCAAACAATGTCTCGTCTAGCCATACCTTAGCTTTAAACTGTTTAGCAATATATTAAATCACAACTGACAAATCAATATCACAAGTCATGCCTGAAGATATAGGTTGGTATGGGTCGGTATGGGCTGGCAGGGTCCGGCAGGGGTCGGTAGGGGGCCGGTCGTTGGCCGGTATGGGTCGGTCGGGGCCGGTATGGGTTGGTAGGGGCCGGTATGGGGTCGGTCGGGGGTCGGTAGGTGGCCGGTATGGGTCGGTCGGGGCCGGTAGGGGTCGGTCGGGGTCGGTAGGGGGCCGGTATGGGCCCGGTATGGGTCGGTAGGGGTCGGTCGGTGCCGGTATGGGTCGGTCGGGACCGGTATGGGTCGGTCGGGACCGGTATGGGTTGGTAGGGGTCGGTCGGGGCCGGTATGGGTTGGTCGGGACCGGTATGGGTTGGTAGGGGTCGGTAGGGGCCGGTAGGGGTCGGTCGAGGTCGGTAGGGGCCGGTCGGGGCCGGTATGGGTTGGTAGGGGCCGGTATGGGTTGGTGGGGGCCGGTATGGGTTGGTCGGGGGCCGGTATGGGTTGGTCGGGGGCCGGTATGGGTTGGTCGGGGGCCGGTATGGGTTGGTAGGGGCCGGTATGGGTTGGTAGGGGTTGGTCAGGACCGGTATGGGTTGGTCGGGGTTGGTCGGGGCCGGTATGGGATGGTAAGGCATGAAATAAATATGCAGTATGAAGGTATGGGTTGGTAGGGGCCAGTATGGGTTGGTAGGGGCtggtagggggtggtaggggCCGGTATAGGTTGGTAAGGCATGAAATAATTATGCAGTATGAAGGTATGGGTTGGTAGGGGCCTGTATGGGTTGGTAGGGGCCGGTATGGGTTGGTCGGGGCCGGTATGGGTTGGTAAGGCATGAAATAAATATGCAGTATGAAGGTATGGGTTGGTAGGGGCCTGTATGGGTTGGTAGGGGCCGGTCGGGGTTGGTCGGGGCCGGTATGGTTTGGTAAGGCATGAAATAAATATGCAGTATGAAGGTATGGGTTGGGTCGGGGCCGGTATGGGTTGGTAGGGGCCGGTATAGGTTGGTATGGCATGAAATAAATATGCAGTATGAAGGTATGGGTTGGTCGGGGCCGGTCGGGGCCGGTATGGGTTGGTAGGGGCCGGTATAGGTTGGTATGGCATGAAATAAATATGCAGTATGAAGGTATGGGTTGGTAGGGGCCTGTATGGGTTGGTCGGGGCCGGTATGGGTTGGTAGGGGCCGGTATGGGTTGGTAGGGGCCGGTATGGGTTGGTCGGGGCCGGTATGGGTTGGTCGGGACCGGTATGGGTTGGTAGGGGCCGGTATGGGTTGGTAAAGCATGAAATAAATATACAGTATGAAGGTATGGGTTGGTAGGGGCCGGTCGGGGGCCGGTATGGGTTGGTAGGGGCCGGTCGGGGCCGGTATGGGTTGGTAGGGGCCGGTATGGGTTGTTAGGGGCCGGTATGGGTTGTTAGGGGCCGGTATGGGTTGGTAAGGCATGAAATAAATATGCAGTATGAAGGTATGGGTTGGTATGGGCCGGTATGGGTTGGTCGGGGCCGGTATAGGTTGGTAGGGGCCGGTATAGGTTGGTATGGCATGAAATAAATATGCAGTATGAAGGTATGGGTTGGTCGGGGCCGGTATGGGTTGGTAGGGGCCGGTATAGGTTGGTATGGCATGAAATAAATATGCAGTATGAAGGTATGGGTTGCAATTAACATTTTATTACAATTGAAAGACGGCAAAAGAAATGTTGATAGTGTGGGGAGTACAGGGTGAAAACAACATGGACACTCAAAAGTTAATTAGAGGAGAAAGTAACAAAACAAATCTGACAAAGAAACACAACTAGTCTTCCCTGTGAGTTGAAATCGGAGACTGATAGAAGACTGTTTTAAACAAGgaggtgtgtgacagtgtgtgactgAACGCAGCGTCTGACACATCATACATACACCTAGGTCTTcatgtacactaccagtcaaaagtttggacaactactcattcaagggtttttcttattttttaacgattttgtacattgtagaatagtgaagacgtcaacactatgaaataacacatatggaatcctatagtaaccaaaaaacttaagacaattcaaaatatattttatattgtagaatcttcaaaggagccaccctttgccttaatgacagctttgcacactcttggcattctctcaaccagcttcatgaggtagtcacctggaatgcatttcaattaacaggtgtgccttgttaaaagttcatttgtggaatttctttccttcttaatgcatttgagacagttgtgttgtgagaaggtaggggtggtatacagaagatatccctatttggtaaaacaccaaagtccatattatggcaagaacagctcaattaagcacagagaaacgacagtccatcattactttcagacatgaaggtcagtcaatccggaaaatctcAAAAACCttgaaagtttcttaaagtgcagtcgcactatgatgaaactggctcttatgaggaccgccacaggaaaggaagacgcagagttacctctgttgcggaggataggttcattagagttaccagcctcagaaatttcagcccaaggatgtgagatttttggttccaactgctgtggtcttttgtgagacgcagagaagttgaacggatgatctccgcatgtgtggttcccaccgtgaagcatggaggaggaggtgtgatgctgtgggggtgctttgctggtgacactgtcagtgattcatttagaattcaaggcacaccagcatggctaccacagaattctgcagggaatcatttgtttttctccaggacaatgaccccacttGACCAGGAAGgagcgtgatggagtgctgtatcagatggcctggcctccacaatcacccaacctcaacccaattgagatggtttgggatgagtgaatgaaaagctggttgagagaatgccaagaatgtgcaaagctgtcatcaaggcaaaagggtagctactttgaagaatgtcaaatataaaatatattttgatttgttaaacacttttttggttgctacatgattccatatatgttatttcatagttttgatgtcgtcactattattatacaatgtagaaaatagtaaaaataaagaaaaacccttgaatgagtaggtgtgtccaaacttttgactggtactgtatgtgaggTAAAAGAGTTCTGATTGAAAACGTAATTCAATAGATTTGTCACCAATACCTGTTTTCTCAAAGTGTGCTAGAGGTGTTAgtcatcacacagacagacagacagacagacagacagacagacagacagacagacagacagacagacagacagacacagagacagacacagagacagacacagagacagagacagagacagagacagagacagagacagagagagagagagagagagagagagggggggacattACCGTGCTGAGAGAAGACAAATTAAAAACACCAGCTGGGTAAAATGGGAAACTTTTTCAAAACCAAATACTGACAAAGGTAACTAGAAAAATATCACAATGATATGAACAACagtttcagagagacagagacacagagagaaagagacagagagacacagagagagacacagagagaaagagacagagagacacagagagacacagagagagagagagacacagagagagagagagagacacagagagagagagagacacagagagagagagagagacagagagagagacacagagagagagacacagagagagagacacagagagagagagacacagagacacagagagagagagagacagagagagagagacacacagagagagacacagagacacagagagagagacacagaaagacacagagagagagagagagagagagagagagagagacagacagacacagtgagagagagagagacacacagagagagagacagagagagagagagagacacacagagagagagagagacacagagagagagagacacacagagagagagagagacacagagagagagacatagagagagtttGTCAGAGGTGAAACCCAGTAACACTTTCTATTACACTAAAGGGCATTCAATGCATAAAAACAAGTAACATCTTGAAAGCATGACACCCCAATCATCAACAATAATACACAAACATTATTATTAAAATGTCCATGTCAACAACCACAGGTTGACAATATGGTACACCAAGACCCCATAGGAGCTACCAACAGTAGCCTGCCTACCAAAATCACTAGTAGTGAAAACCTTAAGGTCTAAACACACTGTGCCAACCATTAAAAGCAGCGGGTGACCGTCCTATTGCTTCTGAACAGATCATCATTTTCTGTTCCATTTCTCGAACGAATCGCACCGCTCGTCGACACCCAGCAGGTGATCACGTGACCACCTGCTGCTTTTACCCATTGGTCAGGACATTGTGTTTCTTCCTGGTCTATGATGTTATAGCTAGACTAGATACCTTGGGATTCATGACGGAGAATTGCTTTAAGGCATTATTACCATGCCGAGGTATCCTGCGGTCCTTTAGCAGTGCCCAGAGTCTTACAACAGAACCTGCTTTCACTGTTCAGACTCCTACACAATGAGATGGGGAGAGACACAAGTTTTTCCTAACCTAATCAGATCACAGAGTCAAGTCAATCAGCTTTTACTTTCTTTGCATTCCATGTATGGAACAACCTACAGAGTTCTCTACAACAGGATGTCCATGTATGGAACAACCTACAGAGTTCTCTACAACAGGATGTCCATGTATGGAACAACCTACAGGGTTCTCTACAACAGGATGCCCATGTATGGAACAACCTACAGAGTTCTCTACAACAGGATGTCCATGTATGGAACAACCTACAGAGTTCTCTACAACAGGATGCCCATGTATGGAACAACCTACAGAGTTCTCTACAACAGGATGTCCATGTATGGAACAACCTACAGAGTTCTCTACAACAGGATGCCCATGTATGGAACAACCTACAGAGTTCTCTACAACAGGATGTCCATGTATGGAACAACCTACAGAGTTCTCTACAACAGGATGCCCATGTATGGAACAACCTACAGAGTTCTCTACAACAGGATGCCCATGTATGGAACAACCTACAGAGTTCTCTACAACAGGATGCCCATGTATGGAACAACCTACAGAGTTCTCTACAACAGGATGTCCATGTATGGAACAACCTACAGAGTTCTCTACAACAGGATGTCCATGTATGGAACAACCTACAGAGTTCTCTACAACAGGATGTCCATGTATGGAACAACCTACAGAGTTCTCTACAAcaggatgttctggtgcctctcgGCAGTTCAACATGTTGAATGGGGACCACCTTGCTGAGGAATGTGACCGTTTTTCttgaaaatgtatttgtaaatTGTTGAATttgtaatatattttttataacgcGCTAAAAGAAATCAATACAACAGGCCCTAGTAATAGCCAATAACAATGGGGCCAGAGTATTTCCTGATCAGGTCACatggtatggggggggggggacactgccCTAACACTGACCCAGGTTGAGTCTCCTGAAAGTTATTGCCCTTGGTTACAGTACTGTTTCCGTGTGTGTCCTCAGGACTCAAGTCAGGCACTGCGGTGAGGAGAAACATGGCACTCGACCCATTCCAATACTGTACAACATCAGGACTTGCATCCCAAACTACCCCCTAactccaatgtagtgcactactttggaccacgGGCCCGTGGTCAaccgtagtgcactaaatagggaatagggtgtcatttgggacgcacaccagATCACTGGAAACAATGAGGGATACCATGGCAACAGTGTACCACGGGGGGGGGGATTGGTATGGGTTACTGCCTCCTGTAggatatttttgtttgtttgttgctaGACTTATATCCATGTGCAGAAATGAAATGACTTGCATGCCAGTTGAAAACTAGCAGACTAAAATAATGAAATGGATTGCTAACAAAGTAAGATCCATTCACTTCAAAACATAACTGAATGGCA
This window harbors:
- the LOC129814516 gene encoding uncharacterized protein LOC129814516, whose amino-acid sequence is MPYHPIPAPTNPDQPIPVLTNPYQPIPAPTNPYRPPTNPYRPPTNPYRPPTNPYRPPPTHTGPYQPIPAPTGPYRPRPTPTGPYRPLPTHTGPDQPIPAPTDPYQPIPVPTDPYRSRPTHTGTDRPLPTHTGPIPAPYRPRPTPTGPDRPIPATYRPPTDPIPAPTNPYRPRPTHTGQRPAPYRPLPDPASPYRPIPTYIFRHDL